A genomic region of Raphanus sativus cultivar WK10039 chromosome 6, ASM80110v3, whole genome shotgun sequence contains the following coding sequences:
- the LOC108829258 gene encoding uncharacterized protein LOC108829258 has translation MSKGIRMALVMNLLSLLFSGVLVHSGQSTVPLKSFKIGENVTYDCIDIYMQSGLGHPLLKYHTIQMKPSVSRTKLKGPIGINKVQKQKIPCPDGTIPVWRNTKEFTTNAQVLGENHVHSLSPNSSGTHLAGVKSQNGPFRGVEAWFKMFKLDIAQDQASYGQIYIGSGPNNEDNYISAGWMINPSIFGDGRTWTYGFWKGKDGKGCYNTACSGFVQVSQTFPIVQPIDFPPGQSLWLHYLIHQDKNTGNWWLTELGSGEPNVDIGYWPKELFNLLDNGANLVGAGGVVQASPSGSSPEMGNGQFPNVNHPKDSGIFTNIEVLDSNYVQHKMNYFPTQVVLDSPKCYGLTIGKKFIFRRNPLGFYINYGGPGGNSCGV, from the exons atgtcaAAAGGAATTAGGATGGCTCTAGTTATGAATCTcttatctcttttattttcagGAGTCTTAGTTCATTCTGGTCAAAGTACTGTACCTCTCAAATCCTTCAAG ATAGGTGAAAATGTAACATATGAttgtatagatatttatatgCAATCCGGACTTGGCCATCCCTTACTCAAATACCATACAATTCAG ATGAAACCATCAGTTTCAAGGACTAAATTAAAAGGTCCAATTGGAATAAACAAAgtacaaaaacagaaaataccATGTCCAGATGGAACAATTCCTGTATGGAGAAATACAAAAGAATTCACCACCAACGCTCAAGTTTTGGGAGAGAACCATGTTCATTCTCTATCACCTAATAGTTCTGGAACACAT CTTGCTGGAGTAAAGTCACAAAATGGTCCATTTCGTGGTGTAGAAGCTTggtttaaaatgtttaaactAGACATCGCACAAGATCAAGCCTCGTATGGTCAAATATATATAGGCAGTGGACCGAATAACGAGGACAATTATATTTCAGCGGGTTGGATG ATAAATCCAAGCATTTTTGGTGACGGACGTACTTGGACATATGGATTTTGGAAG GGTAAAGATGGAAAAGGATGTTACAATACAGCATGTTCAGGGTTTGTTCAAGTATCACAGACGTTTCCCATAGTTCAACCCATAGATTTTCCGCCTGGGCAGTCTCTCTGGTTGCATTACCTCATCCATCAG GACAAAAATACAGGAAACTGGTGGCTTACAGAACTGGGGTCAGGTGAACCCAACGTCGATATTGGATATTGGCCAAAAGAGCTATTTAACCTTTTAGACAATGGTGCGAATCTGGTTGGAGCTGGTGGTGTAGTTCAGGCTTCACCTTCTGGTTCAAGCCCTGAGATGGGTAATGGTCAATTTCCGAATGTTAACCACCCCAAGGATTCGGGAATTTTCACAAATATCGAAGTGTTGGATTCCAATTATGTGCAGCACAAAATGAATTATTTTCCTACACAAGTGGTTCTAGATAGTCCCAAATGCTATGGGCTAACAATTGGTAAGAAATTTATATTCCGACGCAATCCACTTGGTTTCTATATTAATTATGGTGGTCCAGGAGGAAACTCTTGTGGAGTTTGA